From a region of the Streptacidiphilus albus JL83 genome:
- a CDS encoding polymorphic toxin-type HINT domain-containing protein — protein sequence MELPSCVLTTPQIAACRTQTPLASTNASAVQQVSADVHLPAAASSTAGGTVARALSRSSAAVASGTMVLAASSSAGGGGGDFTATSLKASGSWQGGGSSDDFTWSYPISPPSVPGGLAPTLSLDYDSQSVDGLTSSTNNQASVVGDGFSLGESFIERSYQSCHQNPVGSTQTWDNCWSSNNQMTLSLNGQTNELVKDDSTGIWHPQNDSNEKVEYLTGATNGTQSGEYWRVTTDDGTQYTFGLNELPGWASGDAATNSVLTEPVYATASGQPCYNATWANSWCQQGYRWMLDYVKDTHGNVVSYYYTPTTGYYARDLGTTANTPYTRDVSLWKIEYGQRDGSAYTTNPAGQVLFTYNGRCNTSSTGCPTSTLSTSTATSWPDVPYDQYCASGATCSTTSPTFWSENELTGIQTQALVGSTETNVDSWVLTYSFPATGDATTPSLWLSSITHSGQDTSAGGSSSSIAMPPVTFSGTPLSNRVNLTDGYPPITRYRLNTITTETDEIISVGYSAPACGTSTPSDPSQNTSLCYPDYWTPTGQANPIEDWFNKYIVTGVTEQDQTGGGVTDEIATTYTPIGAPAWHYNDNPLTPSSQRTWDQWRGYQGMKVITGTSPDPATETDYTYFRGMDGDTLTSGTRSVSIPDSRGDPRVTDSNQYAGQTYEAIVYNGAGSGKVVTDTITDPWTSTATATHTVTGLPPQQSFHTGTADTKVYTPLASGSTRETETDYTHDSDGRVTQVNDQGDVSTTSDDLCTTTTYDDNTTAWILDTPDEVQTVSVNCSTTPTLPTNAVSDTRTYYDSSTTFGTAPTVGDATMTQAATSYTGSAPNWSTMSTATADEYGRPTAVTDADNRKTTTVYTPATGAEPTSITVTDPMLHATTTTYDASRELAKSVTNAGGYTTTTQYDALGRTTAVFTPGVTSATTQYSYTVSNSSPSIVTTQTLNNDATTYRTSETLYDSLLRPRETQTATLDGGRDVTDTVYNTLGEVVKTTDPYYNSSAPSTTLVQAQDGKIPSETGYSYDGAGRKSAAIAYTFASPTWQTTYTYGGNFTTTVPPAGGTAQTVITDARGNTTDLYQYHTGVPADPVNDPAADYSDTHYTYRPDGKMSGEQDAAGNSWSWTYDYLGRQTSATDPDTGTSSTTYDNAGQILTTTDARGDQTSYTYDLDGRKTAAYDTTGNVAAASTNQIDAWTYDTLKKGYPTGSTSYKLGTTSASFTTAVLAYNSFAQPVASKTTLANLPSNEALLAPSGGYTTSYTYNSAGRVVTQQDPAAGGLPAEAVGYGYDNYGDPTSTASSGSTAWTYAAAVGYDEYGHPLLYTLGPTTSWVKLGLTYDPQTNDVTNAETTDSTSSTVVDNTSYTFGNTTVSKGAGLLTSTTDSQSGGTTVDTQCFTYDYATRLNGAWTATDNCAATPAPGSSTTVGGTNPYWQTWTYNADGNRATQTDHDTTGNTNNDTTTNYLYPSPGSSTDQPHTLTSTTATGPGAAANTASYTYDAAGDTTGITGGALGNQTLTWNDQGKLATDATSSGTTNYLYDSSGNLVLRTDPSQATLFIGDTQIDEATTNQALTATRYYSVGGTTIAERSNTGDIQYLIPNRQGTDTLAIDYQTQAVTRRQYTPFGQTRGTAPATWPGDEGYVGGTSDPTTGLENLGAREYDPASGRFVSIDAVLETSDPRQLSGYDYAGNDPVTGSDPTGNMYDASTDTGGGTGDGLLTDGHFDPVDIGLPGADTYATQSEGSWLDNAAGAAQSAFAQVNSIVSMGNPLALLENRYIYAPATNYVDSKLHIDTTSVQYQNGQMELALLMLAAPELDEAGLDGLAEGPCSFAPSTPVLLADGKTEPIGKLKVGDKVESANPDTGKEEGGRSVQHVWINHDTDLLDLTVSTGPGHTAVIHTTANHPFWDNTTHTWVAAGKLTPGHQLASTGHHHPTVVSLKVTPGAANRWNLTVQQLHTYYVLAGTTPILVHNTDAGCGTVDLAHGTSLKNAQSIRANGLNTDAARANANGGSLNRPGSFYTHQISGPTDEGVQSAYEWGLRVDPESPSAVLIGRLPRSTFDSLMEQGLVTVRPVGEGVPDETIFHPDSFPILNRDMNWLAIISP from the coding sequence GTGGAACTCCCGTCCTGTGTCCTGACGACCCCGCAGATTGCCGCGTGCCGTACCCAGACACCGCTGGCGTCGACGAACGCCTCCGCCGTCCAGCAGGTCTCTGCCGACGTGCACCTGCCCGCCGCCGCCAGCAGCACGGCGGGCGGGACCGTGGCCCGGGCCCTGTCGCGGTCGAGCGCTGCCGTGGCGTCGGGAACGATGGTCCTGGCGGCGAGCTCTTCCGCGGGCGGCGGTGGAGGCGACTTCACGGCCACGAGCCTCAAGGCGTCGGGCTCCTGGCAGGGGGGCGGCAGTTCGGACGACTTCACCTGGTCGTACCCGATCTCCCCACCGAGCGTCCCCGGGGGTCTGGCGCCGACGCTGTCGCTGGACTACGACTCGCAGTCCGTCGACGGACTGACCTCCTCTACGAACAACCAGGCCTCGGTCGTCGGCGATGGCTTCTCGCTGGGTGAGAGCTTCATCGAACGCTCGTACCAGTCCTGCCACCAGAACCCCGTGGGATCGACCCAGACCTGGGACAACTGCTGGTCGTCGAACAACCAGATGACCCTGTCCCTCAACGGCCAGACCAACGAACTGGTCAAGGACGACAGCACCGGGATCTGGCATCCGCAGAACGACTCGAACGAGAAGGTCGAGTACCTGACCGGGGCCACCAACGGGACCCAGAGCGGCGAGTACTGGCGGGTCACCACCGACGACGGCACCCAGTACACCTTCGGTCTCAACGAGCTTCCAGGCTGGGCGTCGGGTGACGCAGCCACGAACTCGGTCCTGACCGAGCCGGTGTACGCGACCGCGTCCGGGCAGCCCTGCTACAACGCCACCTGGGCGAACTCATGGTGCCAGCAGGGCTACCGGTGGATGCTCGACTACGTCAAGGACACCCACGGCAACGTGGTGTCCTACTACTACACCCCGACTACCGGCTACTACGCCCGCGATCTCGGTACCACAGCGAACACGCCCTACACCCGCGACGTGAGCCTGTGGAAGATCGAGTACGGCCAGCGCGACGGCTCCGCCTACACCACGAACCCGGCCGGACAGGTGCTGTTCACCTACAACGGCCGCTGCAACACCTCCTCGACCGGCTGCCCGACCTCGACCCTGTCCACCTCGACAGCGACGAGCTGGCCCGACGTACCCTACGACCAGTACTGCGCCAGCGGCGCGACCTGCTCCACCACCAGCCCCACCTTCTGGTCCGAGAACGAACTGACCGGCATCCAGACCCAGGCCCTGGTCGGATCGACGGAGACCAACGTGGACTCCTGGGTGTTGACCTACTCCTTCCCCGCGACCGGCGACGCGACCACGCCCTCCCTGTGGCTGTCCTCAATCACCCACAGCGGCCAGGACACCAGCGCAGGCGGCTCCAGCTCATCGATCGCCATGCCGCCGGTCACGTTCTCCGGCACGCCACTGTCGAACCGGGTGAACCTGACCGACGGCTACCCCCCGATCACCCGCTACCGCCTCAACACGATCACCACCGAGACCGATGAGATCATCAGCGTCGGCTACTCGGCCCCTGCCTGCGGCACCAGCACACCCAGCGACCCGAGCCAGAACACCAGCCTGTGCTACCCGGACTACTGGACCCCCACCGGACAAGCGAACCCGATCGAGGACTGGTTCAACAAGTACATCGTCACCGGCGTGACCGAACAGGACCAGACCGGCGGCGGCGTCACCGACGAGATCGCCACCACCTACACCCCCATCGGCGCCCCCGCCTGGCACTACAACGACAACCCGCTCACCCCGTCCAGCCAGCGTACCTGGGACCAGTGGCGCGGCTACCAGGGCATGAAGGTCATCACCGGCACCAGCCCGGACCCGGCCACCGAGACCGACTACACCTACTTCCGCGGTATGGACGGCGACACCCTGACCAGCGGCACCCGCTCGGTGTCGATTCCTGACTCACGCGGCGACCCACGGGTCACCGACTCCAACCAGTACGCTGGCCAGACCTACGAGGCCATCGTCTACAACGGCGCCGGCAGCGGCAAAGTCGTCACCGACACCATCACCGACCCCTGGACCTCAACGGCCACCGCGACCCACACGGTGACCGGACTGCCGCCGCAGCAGTCCTTCCACACTGGCACCGCCGACACCAAGGTCTACACCCCCCTGGCCTCCGGCAGCACCCGCGAGACCGAGACCGACTACACCCACGACAGCGACGGACGCGTCACCCAGGTTAACGACCAGGGCGATGTCTCCACCACCAGCGACGACCTGTGCACCACCACCACCTACGACGACAACACCACCGCCTGGATCCTGGACACCCCCGACGAAGTCCAGACCGTCTCGGTCAACTGCTCAACCACTCCGACCCTGCCGACCAACGCCGTCTCCGACACCCGCACCTACTACGACAGCTCCACCACCTTCGGCACCGCCCCCACCGTCGGCGACGCCACCATGACCCAGGCAGCCACCAGCTACACCGGCTCCGCCCCCAACTGGTCGACGATGAGCACCGCCACCGCGGACGAGTACGGCCGCCCGACCGCCGTCACCGACGCGGACAACCGCAAGACCACCACGGTCTACACACCGGCCACCGGTGCCGAGCCCACCAGCATCACGGTCACCGACCCCATGCTCCACGCGACCACCACCACCTACGACGCGTCACGTGAACTCGCAAAGTCGGTCACCAACGCCGGCGGCTACACGACCACGACGCAGTACGACGCCCTCGGCCGCACCACCGCCGTCTTCACCCCTGGCGTCACCAGCGCAACCACGCAGTACAGCTACACGGTCTCCAACAGCAGCCCCTCCATCGTCACCACCCAGACGCTCAACAACGACGCCACCACGTACCGGACCAGCGAAACCCTCTACGACTCACTACTGCGCCCGCGGGAGACACAGACCGCCACCCTCGACGGCGGCCGCGACGTCACCGACACCGTCTACAACACCCTCGGCGAGGTTGTGAAGACAACCGACCCGTACTACAACAGCAGCGCCCCCAGCACCACCCTGGTCCAGGCGCAGGACGGCAAGATCCCGTCCGAGACGGGGTACAGCTACGACGGCGCTGGCCGCAAGAGCGCCGCGATTGCCTACACGTTCGCCTCGCCGACATGGCAGACCACGTACACCTACGGCGGGAACTTCACCACCACCGTCCCCCCGGCCGGCGGCACCGCCCAGACGGTGATCACCGACGCCAGGGGCAACACCACCGACCTCTACCAGTACCACACGGGCGTGCCGGCCGACCCGGTCAACGACCCGGCCGCGGACTACTCCGACACCCACTACACCTACCGCCCCGACGGCAAGATGTCCGGCGAGCAGGACGCCGCTGGGAACTCCTGGTCGTGGACCTACGACTACCTCGGCCGCCAGACCTCGGCGACCGACCCCGACACCGGCACGAGCTCGACCACTTACGACAACGCCGGCCAGATCCTCACCACGACGGACGCCCGCGGGGACCAGACCAGCTACACCTATGACCTGGACGGCCGCAAGACCGCCGCTTACGACACCACGGGCAACGTCGCCGCCGCCAGCACCAACCAGATCGACGCGTGGACCTACGACACCCTGAAGAAGGGCTACCCCACCGGCTCCACCTCCTACAAACTCGGCACGACCAGCGCCTCGTTCACGACCGCAGTCCTGGCCTACAACAGCTTCGCTCAGCCCGTAGCATCCAAGACCACGCTGGCCAACCTCCCCTCCAACGAGGCACTGCTCGCGCCGAGCGGCGGATACACGACCAGCTACACGTACAACAGCGCCGGCCGGGTGGTCACCCAGCAGGACCCGGCCGCAGGCGGACTCCCGGCTGAGGCCGTCGGGTACGGCTACGACAACTATGGTGACCCGACCAGCACCGCCAGCTCCGGCAGCACGGCCTGGACCTACGCAGCGGCCGTCGGCTACGACGAGTACGGCCACCCCCTGCTGTACACGCTCGGCCCCACCACCAGCTGGGTCAAGCTGGGCCTGACCTACGACCCCCAGACCAACGACGTCACCAACGCCGAGACCACCGACTCCACCAGCAGTACCGTCGTTGACAACACCAGCTACACCTTCGGCAACACCACCGTCTCCAAGGGCGCAGGGCTGCTGACCTCCACCACCGACTCCCAAAGCGGTGGCACCACAGTCGACACGCAGTGCTTCACCTACGACTACGCCACCCGCCTGAACGGCGCGTGGACCGCCACCGACAACTGCGCCGCCACCCCGGCCCCCGGCAGCAGCACAACGGTCGGCGGAACCAACCCCTACTGGCAGACCTGGACCTACAACGCCGACGGCAACCGCGCCACCCAGACCGACCACGACACCACCGGCAACACCAACAACGACACCACCACCAACTACCTCTACCCCAGCCCCGGCTCCAGCACCGACCAACCGCACACCCTGACCAGCACCACAGCCACCGGCCCAGGCGCAGCGGCCAACACCGCCAGCTACACCTACGACGCCGCCGGCGACACCACCGGCATCACCGGCGGAGCCCTCGGCAACCAGACCCTCACCTGGAACGACCAGGGCAAGCTCGCCACCGACGCCACCAGCAGCGGCACCACCAACTACCTCTACGACAGCTCAGGCAACCTGGTCCTGCGCACCGACCCCAGCCAGGCCACCCTCTTCATCGGCGACACCCAGATCGACGAAGCAACCACCAACCAAGCCCTCACCGCGACCCGCTACTACTCCGTCGGCGGCACCACCATCGCCGAACGCTCCAACACCGGCGACATCCAATACCTCATCCCGAACCGCCAAGGAACCGACACCCTCGCCATCGACTACCAGACCCAGGCCGTCACCCGCCGCCAGTACACCCCCTTCGGCCAGACCCGAGGCACCGCACCCGCCACCTGGCCCGGCGACGAGGGCTATGTCGGCGGCACCAGCGACCCGACAACAGGCCTGGAAAACCTCGGCGCCCGCGAATACGACCCCGCTAGCGGACGCTTCGTCAGCATCGACGCCGTCCTGGAAACATCGGACCCAAGGCAACTGTCCGGATACGACTACGCCGGCAACGACCCCGTCACCGGCAGCGACCCCACTGGCAACATGTACGACGCCAGCACCGACACCGGCGGCGGCACCGGCGATGGACTCCTGACCGACGGCCACTTTGACCCAGTGGACATCGGTCTGCCGGGTGCGGACACCTACGCCACCCAATCCGAGGGCTCATGGCTCGACAACGCTGCCGGGGCAGCTCAAAGTGCCTTCGCTCAAGTCAACTCCATCGTCAGCATGGGCAACCCGCTTGCCCTTCTTGAAAACCGATACATCTACGCTCCGGCAACCAACTACGTTGATTCAAAGCTTCACATCGACACGACATCTGTGCAGTACCAGAACGGCCAGATGGAACTCGCCCTCCTGATGCTCGCGGCACCGGAACTGGACGAAGCCGGCCTGGACGGACTCGCCGAAGGCCCCTGCAGCTTCGCTCCCTCCACGCCCGTCCTGCTCGCCGACGGCAAGACCGAACCCATCGGGAAGCTCAAAGTCGGCGACAAAGTCGAATCCGCCAACCCCGACACAGGAAAGGAAGAAGGCGGCCGCTCCGTCCAGCACGTCTGGATCAACCACGACACCGACCTCCTCGACCTGACCGTCTCCACCGGCCCAGGCCACACCGCCGTCATCCACACCACAGCCAACCACCCCTTCTGGGACAACACCACCCACACCTGGGTGGCAGCCGGCAAGCTCACGCCCGGCCATCAACTCGCCAGCACAGGCCACCACCACCCAACAGTCGTATCCCTCAAAGTCACACCAGGAGCCGCAAACCGCTGGAACCTCACGGTCCAGCAACTCCACACGTACTATGTACTGGCCGGTACCACGCCGATCTTGGTCCATAACACGGACGCTGGGTGTGGCACAGTTGATTTGGCGCACGGGACATCGCTGAAGAATGCTCAGTCCATCAGGGCCAATGGACTGAATACTGACGCAGCTCGGGCTAATGCAAATGGTGGCAGTCTGAACCGGCCTGGATCGTTCTATACTCATCAGATATCCGGACCTACTGATGAGGGTGTCCAGTCGGCTTACGAGTGGGGCCTCCGTGTTGATCCGGAATCTCCCTCTGCTGTCCTGATTGGGCGTCTTCCAAGATCCACATTCGACAGTCTCATGGAGCAGGGGTTGGTGACGGTGCGGCCCGTGGGTGAGGGCGTCCCTGATGAGACGATCTTTCATCCAGACTCGTTCCCAATACTGAATCGAGATATGAATTGGCTGGCGATCATCAGCCCCTAA
- a CDS encoding tyrosine-type recombinase/integrase produces MTAHDSNPNPASRRIRANGDGTVYQRKDGRWEAAGYVLAVGDTRKRVRVYGATRKEALAKLTEKIAASNRGVPAPSAQGSVAAFLTYWLETVAVHRLRENTHTRYTAVVRLYLLPGLGKKKLAKLTAKDVRTWLDQLRTTCQCCTRGLDTTRDQPQCCAVGKCCRKRLSPLTLAYVHSVLKSALEHAVREEEVPRNVARNVRMGTPRPRRFEPLTAEEARDFLTATSGHRLSALFELALRTGLRKGELLGLRWEDLDLAGGTASIRRTLQRTNSGGLTALPTKTQSSERRIALPTECLRSLEQHRDRQRQEREAAGTGWKASGYVFTRPDGSPIEGATLTRHFNTLLRRATLRHIRFHDLRHSAATLLLEQGVELVVIKELLGHAHIGVTATVYAHVRLRLQRDAIDLLGNALRDPKKTTSRPDDGDEPPACAAPVR; encoded by the coding sequence ATGACCGCCCACGACTCCAACCCGAACCCCGCCTCCCGCCGTATCCGCGCCAACGGGGACGGCACCGTCTACCAGCGCAAGGACGGCCGCTGGGAAGCCGCCGGATACGTCCTGGCCGTCGGCGACACCCGCAAGCGCGTCCGCGTCTACGGCGCCACCCGCAAAGAGGCCCTGGCCAAGCTCACCGAGAAGATAGCCGCCAGCAACCGCGGCGTCCCCGCGCCCTCCGCGCAGGGCAGCGTCGCCGCGTTCCTCACCTACTGGCTGGAGACCGTGGCCGTCCACCGGCTCCGCGAGAACACCCACACCCGCTACACCGCCGTCGTCCGCCTCTACCTCCTCCCCGGGCTGGGCAAGAAGAAGCTCGCCAAGCTCACCGCCAAGGACGTCCGCACCTGGCTCGACCAACTCCGCACCACCTGCCAGTGCTGCACACGCGGCCTCGACACCACCCGCGACCAGCCCCAATGCTGCGCGGTCGGGAAGTGCTGCCGCAAGCGGCTGTCCCCGCTGACGCTGGCCTACGTGCACTCCGTGCTCAAGTCCGCCCTGGAGCACGCCGTCCGCGAAGAGGAGGTCCCGCGCAACGTCGCCCGCAACGTCCGCATGGGCACACCCCGCCCCCGCCGCTTCGAACCCCTCACCGCCGAGGAAGCCCGCGACTTCCTCACCGCCACGAGCGGGCACCGGCTGAGCGCGTTGTTCGAACTCGCCCTGCGCACCGGCCTGCGCAAGGGCGAACTCCTCGGCCTGCGCTGGGAAGACCTCGACCTGGCCGGCGGAACCGCCAGCATCCGCCGCACCCTCCAGCGAACCAACAGCGGCGGCCTGACCGCGCTGCCGACCAAGACCCAGAGCTCGGAGCGGCGCATCGCCCTGCCCACCGAGTGCCTGCGCTCCCTCGAACAGCACCGCGACCGGCAGCGCCAGGAACGCGAGGCTGCGGGCACTGGCTGGAAGGCGAGCGGCTACGTCTTCACCCGGCCCGACGGTTCCCCGATCGAGGGGGCCACCCTCACCCGGCACTTCAACACCCTGCTCCGCCGGGCCACGCTCCGCCACATCCGCTTCCACGACCTCCGGCACTCGGCGGCTACCCTCCTCCTGGAGCAGGGCGTCGAACTCGTCGTCATCAAGGAACTGTTGGGCCATGCCCACATCGGGGTGACCGCGACGGTGTACGCCCACGTCCGGCTCCGCCTCCAGCGCGACGCCATCGACCTCCTCGGCAACGCCCTCCGCGACCCCAAGAAGACCACCAGCCGACCCGACGACGGCGACGAACCACCCGCTTGTGCAGCACCCGTCCGCTGA
- a CDS encoding helix-turn-helix domain-containing protein, whose protein sequence is MADDELLTVPEVMARLKVSRSTVYDLIRTRRLASITIGRSRRIPAHALTAYIHHHLEEAS, encoded by the coding sequence GTGGCTGACGACGAACTCCTCACCGTCCCCGAGGTCATGGCCCGGCTCAAGGTCAGCCGCTCCACCGTCTACGACCTCATCCGCACCCGGCGGCTCGCCTCCATCACCATCGGCCGCTCCCGCCGCATCCCCGCCCATGCCCTGACCGCCTACATCCACCACCACCTCGAAGAGGCTTCCTGA
- a CDS encoding replication initiator, protein MPAEPQHQHDVFASGLHPGDLAKLASHGQLPAIVRQLTTLGGCSRPIRLDGHRTEVDPATGLILRHLDSAQMPAGCLLVRCGNRRTTRCRSCAEVYRHDTYQLIAAGLRGGKAVPESITRHPRVFATFTAPSFGPVHNRPSSDGKQADRCRCGRAHDQDDPQLGSPLNPERYNYPGAVLWNAHAPALWSRFMLHLRRAIAKAAGLTQRSLSSTAKISYAKVAEYQRRGLVHFHAVIRLDGPDGSATEPPAWATKALLTDAIHTAVTRTRVDGPRLDGEVSAFAFGTQLDVRPIRGNDFEGGSPITERAVAAYIAKYATKGAEGATGTLDRRLRLIGELQAFDIPPHAERMIRTAWDLGARPELAYLKLRTWAHMLGFRGHFSTKTRQYSTTLAALRDARAAWQRAQARVPTTGADEGSTLILAHWVFSGIGLTPELARLSAALAPQEPGAARG, encoded by the coding sequence ATGCCCGCAGAACCCCAGCACCAGCACGACGTCTTCGCCTCCGGCCTGCACCCTGGCGACCTGGCGAAGCTCGCCTCCCACGGCCAACTGCCAGCGATTGTTCGCCAGTTGACCACGCTCGGCGGGTGCTCACGGCCGATCCGCCTCGATGGGCACCGGACCGAGGTCGATCCCGCCACCGGGCTGATCCTGCGCCATCTCGACTCCGCCCAGATGCCCGCCGGCTGCCTCCTCGTCCGCTGCGGCAACCGCCGCACCACCCGCTGCCGCTCCTGCGCCGAGGTCTACCGCCATGACACCTACCAGCTCATCGCCGCCGGACTGCGCGGCGGCAAAGCCGTCCCCGAGAGCATCACCCGGCACCCTCGCGTCTTCGCGACCTTCACGGCCCCCTCCTTCGGCCCTGTCCACAACCGCCCCAGCAGCGACGGGAAACAGGCAGATCGGTGCCGCTGCGGACGCGCCCACGACCAGGACGACCCACAGCTCGGCTCACCGCTCAACCCCGAGCGCTACAACTACCCCGGCGCGGTCCTGTGGAACGCCCACGCCCCGGCCCTGTGGTCCCGCTTCATGCTCCACCTGCGCCGCGCCATCGCCAAGGCCGCCGGGCTCACCCAACGCAGCCTCTCCTCAACCGCGAAGATCTCCTACGCCAAGGTCGCCGAGTACCAGCGGCGCGGCCTGGTCCACTTCCACGCCGTCATCCGCCTCGACGGGCCCGACGGCAGCGCGACCGAACCGCCTGCCTGGGCCACCAAAGCCCTGCTCACCGATGCCATCCACACCGCAGTAACGCGCACCCGCGTCGATGGGCCGCGACTCGACGGCGAGGTGTCCGCCTTCGCCTTCGGCACGCAGCTCGATGTACGTCCCATTCGTGGCAACGACTTCGAGGGCGGCTCTCCGATTACCGAGCGGGCCGTGGCCGCCTACATCGCCAAGTACGCCACCAAGGGAGCCGAGGGCGCGACCGGAACCCTGGACCGGCGGCTCCGCCTGATCGGCGAACTCCAGGCGTTCGACATACCCCCGCACGCCGAACGCATGATCCGCACCGCCTGGGACCTGGGCGCACGCCCCGAACTCGCCTACCTCAAGCTGCGGACCTGGGCGCACATGCTGGGCTTCCGAGGCCACTTCTCGACCAAGACCCGCCAGTACTCCACCACCCTCGCCGCCCTTCGCGACGCCCGCGCCGCCTGGCAACGCGCCCAGGCCCGGGTTCCGACAACAGGGGCGGACGAGGGGTCGACGCTGATCCTCGCGCACTGGGTGTTCTCCGGGATCGGCCTCACACCCGAACTGGCCCGGCTCTCAGCGGCTCTGGCCCCGCAGGAACCGGGGGCGGCCCGTGGCTGA
- a CDS encoding FtsK/SpoIIIE domain-containing protein — protein sequence MAGLPAIVHRATALWWLLIPLTLVVLGRVVFTAVRWLRADAETRISLRQARRIRRTWRRLAPMAELAVKDTTPTAMEQLRADGTPVPAKVCIPSISTHADTFGVTVTANALPRVGLEAWQDARDDLCNGWGMLRVKVAQPRPGTITARGFRREPLDTLIPSPLLHEDGTPRVAPESLTSADDVLLGWDEDGAPIRVNLASGAHGLIAGVTRSGKSITVNTLLASASLMRDVHLVVIDPNLAAAAPWWRTAHRVCSATHPDEASEVLAEVRAEMRRREALFWSARTDRITSFSEELPLLLVVIDEVANYTRHSDRKARERFEAELLAIASQGAKFGVRLWLITQKPSADVLSTAMRTNLSARICHRVDTVEDFLHLFPDGRELEVSAADRELPAGVAVAAIGTMRTPVRMRSVYLTTEACWQISEALCQSGQQVRGLPTSVDLDKAA from the coding sequence ATGGCCGGCCTCCCCGCGATCGTGCACCGCGCCACCGCGCTGTGGTGGCTCCTCATACCCCTGACCCTCGTGGTCCTGGGGCGGGTGGTGTTCACGGCCGTCCGCTGGCTGCGCGCCGATGCCGAGACCCGGATCAGCCTGCGCCAGGCCCGCCGCATCCGCCGCACCTGGCGTCGGCTGGCCCCCATGGCGGAGCTGGCCGTCAAGGACACCACCCCGACGGCCATGGAACAGCTCCGCGCGGACGGCACACCGGTCCCCGCGAAGGTCTGCATCCCGAGCATCAGCACCCACGCGGACACCTTTGGCGTCACCGTCACCGCCAACGCTCTGCCCCGCGTCGGACTGGAAGCCTGGCAGGACGCCCGCGACGACCTGTGCAACGGCTGGGGCATGCTCCGGGTCAAGGTCGCCCAGCCCCGGCCCGGCACGATCACCGCCCGGGGGTTCCGCCGCGAACCCCTCGACACCCTCATTCCCTCGCCCCTGCTGCACGAGGACGGCACCCCGCGCGTGGCACCTGAGTCGCTCACCTCGGCAGACGATGTCCTGCTCGGGTGGGACGAGGACGGCGCCCCCATCCGCGTCAACCTTGCCAGCGGCGCGCACGGGCTCATCGCCGGAGTGACCCGCTCCGGGAAGTCGATCACCGTCAACACCCTCCTGGCGTCTGCCTCGTTGATGCGAGATGTCCACTTGGTGGTGATCGACCCCAACCTCGCGGCGGCGGCCCCCTGGTGGCGGACAGCCCACCGGGTCTGCTCGGCGACCCACCCGGACGAGGCGTCCGAGGTCCTGGCCGAGGTCAGGGCGGAGATGCGGCGGCGCGAGGCCCTGTTCTGGTCCGCGCGCACCGACCGGATCACCTCCTTCAGCGAGGAATTGCCGCTCCTGCTGGTGGTCATCGACGAGGTCGCCAACTACACCCGCCACTCCGACCGCAAGGCCCGTGAGCGGTTCGAGGCCGAGCTGCTGGCCATCGCCAGCCAGGGCGCGAAGTTCGGCGTCCGCCTGTGGCTGATCACCCAGAAGCCCTCGGCCGACGTGCTGTCGACAGCGATGCGCACCAACCTGTCCGCGCGGATCTGCCACCGCGTGGACACCGTCGAGGACTTCCTCCACCTCTTCCCCGACGGCCGGGAACTGGAGGTCAGCGCGGCCGATCGGGAACTGCCCGCCGGCGTCGCCGTCGCCGCGATCGGCACTATGCGCACCCCGGTGCGGATGCGCTCGGTCTACCTGACCACCGAAGCCTGCTGGCAGATCAGCGAAGCCCTGTGCCAGTCAGGCCAGCAGGTCCGTGGCCTGCCCACCAGCGTGGACCTGGACAAGGCCGCCTGA
- a CDS encoding SCO3933 family regulatory protein yields the protein MRSLPIDTSAMHAMLGTLRPKVKDFATGEIATDKETGTPLVVVEVMVVMDGRAEMLQVTVPETGVTKGIKPGATVAFTALTASAWENTFNGQNRHGIAFRATALTAKAA from the coding sequence ATGCGCTCGCTCCCCATCGACACCTCCGCTATGCACGCCATGCTCGGCACCCTGCGCCCCAAGGTGAAGGACTTCGCCACCGGCGAGATCGCCACCGACAAGGAGACCGGTACCCCGCTGGTCGTCGTCGAGGTCATGGTCGTCATGGACGGCCGGGCCGAGATGCTCCAGGTCACCGTCCCGGAGACCGGCGTCACCAAGGGCATCAAGCCCGGCGCGACCGTTGCGTTCACCGCCCTGACCGCCTCGGCCTGGGAGAACACGTTCAACGGCCAGAACCGCCACGGCATCGCGTTCCGTGCCACCGCCCTGACCGCGAAGGCCGCCTGA